In Agromyces sp. 3263, a single genomic region encodes these proteins:
- a CDS encoding VOC family protein: MTTSIFVNLTTSDLDRAKAFYEALGFSINPNFTDENAACVVLDDNVYFMVLTREYFGTFTDKQVIDPATQAQVSIALSRETREAVDEVLEKGLAAGGSEPREAQDYGFMYSRDLDDPDGNNLSFLFMEPAAAEMGPEAYLAQQGAGASASPSA, translated from the coding sequence ACGTCCGACCTCGACCGCGCGAAGGCGTTCTACGAGGCGCTCGGGTTCTCGATCAACCCCAACTTCACCGATGAGAACGCCGCCTGCGTCGTGCTTGACGACAACGTGTACTTCATGGTGCTCACCCGCGAGTACTTCGGCACGTTCACCGACAAGCAGGTCATCGACCCCGCGACCCAGGCCCAGGTGTCGATCGCACTCAGCCGCGAGACGCGCGAGGCCGTCGACGAGGTCCTCGAGAAGGGTCTCGCGGCGGGCGGCTCCGAGCCGCGCGAAGCGCAGGACTACGGGTTCATGTACTCGCGCGACCTCGACGACCCCGACGGCAACAACCTCTCGTTCCTGTTCATGGAGCCCGCCGCGGCCGAGATGGGCCCCGAGGCCTACCTGGCCCAGCAGGGCGCGGGCGCGTCGGCCTCC